In the Pseudoliparis swirei isolate HS2019 ecotype Mariana Trench chromosome 21, NWPU_hadal_v1, whole genome shotgun sequence genome, one interval contains:
- the neurl4 gene encoding neuralized-like protein 4 isoform X1 encodes MAAELHPRSGKLIGLSNSNRTAQRNQPVQEFNHGLVLSKEPLRDRDVFTVRIDKKVNSWSGSIEIGVTALDPTALDFPSSATGLKGGSWIVSGCSVLRDGRSVLEEYGRDLDQLAEGDRVGIQRSARGELHLWVNGQDCGTAANGLPPKLWAVVDLYGKCTQVTVVSCEPPPASTEKETIEQDEEVDEDDKEEEEDVEEEDVVVCGDREDGGITALMNDAAINGMINGDEAPELSCSRPDKFPNNLEPDTVLTEHQLFDVFNNAIVSCYRSEDEGGGEEGGGGGGAGGGVGEGGAGGNSGSDSSSRIDRGSGGGAVNSDGGSGTTAESGGGGGGGGSGNTNSPAGNGGVGLAAVPGAMTTNDALLFHEKCGTLIKLSNNNKTAERRRPLDEFNNGVVMTNRPLRHNEMFEIRIDKLVDKWSGSIEIGVTTHNPNNLDYPATMTNLRSGTIMMSGCGILTNGKGTRREYCEFSLDELQEGDHIGLMRKASGALHFYINGIDQGVAAAQTPDVVYGVVDLYGMAVKVTIVHNHNHTERLRRNNAIMRALSPDVGRPRPALTLTPDSEGPDRLLFHPNCGQKAAVISDGRTALRPHATDDFNHGVVLSSRPLRSNEVFQVRIDKMVDKWAGSIEIGVTTHNPAHLQLPSTMTNLRSGTWMMTGNGVMHNGTTILDEYGHNLDRLKAGDTVGVVRKEDGSLHFFVNGVAQGPAAWNVPPSVYAVVDLYGQAAQATIMDDIVDLLPLAEDSSEGPTVTSPGSPSSVGGATAANDLRFHHLHGSNAVITNGGRTALRQNCRSEFNDAIVISNRCLRDGELFEIIIQKMVDRWSGSIEADFLLPPLCPGVTAIKPDELDFPNTMTDIDYDTWMLSGTAVMQDGNTMRNNYGCDLDSLTTGSRIGMMRSASGDLHYYINGVDQGVACTGLPPEVYAVIDLYGQCVQVSITSSSGPLDNSLCASNITEKSFPIQSPVAGVAHRLHSKHGKNVVLLGDGCQAVRVGGYAHGIMFSAKELKADELFEVRIDEVAEQWCGSLHIGLTTLAPPELPACPLSGLSPSLPQLRTKVTWLLCGSEVRRNGVLQRQNYGCSLDRLTVGNRVGVKRCSDDTMHIFIDGEDMGPAATALAKNVYAVLDLYGRVTAVSIVSSSPTEDTESVKAPPFSSDSCSEGEEDSTPVTEVETEPCPSVPTGMVFLENHGKNIQLSNRHLTAARVSSYNQGLLVTAQPLARLQLFQFQIDRLNPSWTSSLSLGVIGHSPDRLNFPSTACCLKRSAWLLQRDSVFHNSLKICENYGPNLDTCPEGTVLGLLVDANSCLHLYVNGMDQGVAVQDIPSPCYPFIDLYGQCEQVTIVTDSVPAVGGESGETRCQGDMEKADMVDGIKESVCWTPPPEVNPNKTCEYQALCSRFKDLLTLPDGYFNEDAKYNLCYCESCHKLRGDEAYYKRGEPPRDYALPFGWCRFALRIKPHCEASNALKKWHIAYHGTTVGALRRTLDHSELLSGTSSIFSVSPVKAEGPSGYSEPEENSGPGREAPRVRLSPTMRYSGMEVFAPKVQFRDPRSHRSHHAQVGFQVCVRPGSYKAGPQTLGHSEPLDPRFSNSEIEWVTKEQGGTLLYGLLVRVE; translated from the exons ATGGCGGCGGAGCTGCATCCGCGGAGCGGAAAGCTGATCGGCCTGTCCAACTCGAACCGAACCGCCCAGCGCAACCAGCCAGTCCAAGAGTTCAACCACGGCCTGGTGCTGAGCAAGGAGCCGCTGAGGGACCGGGATGTCTTCACCGTCCGCATCGACAAAAAG GTGAACTCGTGGAGCGGCTCCATTGAGATCGGTGTCACGGCGCTGGACCCCACCGCGCTGGACTTTCCCAGCAGCGCCACGGGCCTGAAGGGCGGCTCCTGGATCGTGTCGGGCTGCTCGGTGCTGCGCGACGGCCGCTCTGTCCTGGAGGAGTACGGCCGCGACCTGGACCAGCTGGCCGAGGGCGACCGCGTGGGCATCCAGCGCAGCGCCCGCGGGGAGCTCCACCTCTGGGTGAACGGGCAGGACTGCGGCACGGCCGCCAACGGCCTGCCGCCCAAGCTCTGGGCGGTGGTGGACCTGTACGGCAAGTGCACGCAGGTGACGGTGGTGAGCTGCGAGCCGCCGCCGGCCTCCACGGAGAAAGAGACGATAGAGCAGGACGAGGAGGTGGATGAGGAcgacaaagaggaggaggaggatgtggaggaggaggacgtggtgGTGTGTGGGGATCGGGAGGATGGGGGGATCACGGCACTGATGAATGACGCAGCTATAAATGGAATGATCAATGGAGATGAAG CGCCTGAGCTGAGCTGCAGCAGACCAGACAAGTTCCCCAACAACCTGGAGCCGGACACGG ttCTAACGGAGCACCAGCTCTTTGACGTGTTCAACAACGCAATAGTATCTTGTTATCGCTCGGAGGACGAGGGCGGAGGGGAAGAAGGCGGAGGCGGTGGAGGAGCAGGCGGCGGcgtaggagaaggaggagcaggaggaaattCCGGTTCCGACTCCTCTTCCAGAATCGACAGGGgcagtggaggaggtgcagtcAACAGCGACGGTGGATCAGggacaacagcagaaagtggaggaggaggaggaggaggaggcagcggaAATACGAACAGCCCCGCTGGCAACGGAGGGGTCGGGCTGGCGGCGGTGCCGGGCGCCATGACCACCAACGACGCGCTGCTGTTCCACGAGAAATGCGGCACACTGATCAAactgagcaacaacaacaagacggcGGAGCGGAGGAGACCGCTGGACGAGTTCAATAACGGTGTGGTGATGACCAACCGGCCGCTCCGACACAACGAGATGTTTGAG ATCCGCATCGATAAGCTGGTGGACAAGTGGTCCGGCTCGATAGAGATCGGTGTGACCACACACAACCCCAACAACCTGGACTATCCTGCAACTATGACCAATCTGCGCTCAg GTACAATCATGATGAGTGGCTGTGGGATACTAACCAACGGCAAAGGAACCCGCAGGGAATACTGTGAATTCAGCCTGGACGAACTTCAG GAGGGAGACCACATCGGGTTGATGCGCAAAGCCAGCGGAGCGCTCCATTTCTACATCAATGGCATCGACCAAG GTGTCGCTGCAGCCCAGACCCCCGACGTGGTCTACGGCGTGGTCGACCTCTACGGCATGGCGGTCAAAGTCACCATCGtgcacaaccacaaccacaccGAACGCCTCCGACGCAATAACGCCATCATGAGGGCGTTGTCTCCGGACGTCGGCCGGCCCAGGCCGGCTCTTACCCTCACTCCGGACTCGGAGGGGCCCGACCGGCTGCTCTTCCATCCCAACTGTGGCCAGAAGGCCGCCGTCATCAGCGACGGCCGGACAGCGCTGCGGCCGCA TGCGACGGATGACTTCAACCACGGCGTGGTGCTGAGCAGCCGGCCGCTGCGCTCCAACGAGGTGTTCCAGGTCCGTATCGATAAGATGGTGGACAAGTGGGCGGGGTCCATCGAGATCGGCGTCACCACACACAACCCCGCCCACCTGCAGCTGCCCTCCACCATGACCAACCTGCGCTCGG GCACGTGGATGATGACGGGTAACGGCGTGATGCACAACGGAACGACGATCCTGGACGAGTACGGACACAACCTGGACCGGCTCAAG GCCGGTGATACGGTCGGCGTGGTGCGAAAAGAGGACGGCAGCCTCCACTTCTTTGTAAACGGCGTGGCCCAGGGCCCCGCGGCCTGGAACGTCCCCCCCAGTGTGTACGCCGTGGTGGACCTCTACGGCCAGGCTGCTCAAGCCACCATCATGGACGACATCG TGGACCTATTGCCTCTCGCAGAGGACAGCTCAGAGGGCCCCACGGTCACGTCCCCCGGGAGCCCCTCCTCGGTGGGAGGGGCCACCGCAGCCAACGACCTGCGTTTCCACCACCTGCACGGCAGTAACGCCGTCATCACCAACGGGGGGCGCACCGCTCTGCGTCAGAACTGCCGCAGCGAGTTCAACGACGCCATCGTCATTTCCAACCG GTGCCTTCGGGATGGAGAGCTCTTCGAAATCATTATTCAGAAGATGGTGGACCGCTGGTCGGGTTCAATTGAAGCAG AttttctcctcccccctctgtgtCCAGGAGTGACAGCCATCAAGCCCGATGAGCTTGATTTTCCCAACACTATGACTGATATCGATTATGACACTTGGATGCTGAG TGGCACTGCCGTCATGCAAGATGGCAACACAATGCGCAACAACTACGGTTGTGACCTGGACTCCCTGACCACGGGCTCTCGTATTGGTATGATGCGCTCAGCCAGCGGAGACCTCCACTATTACATTAACGGTGTGGATCAAGGCGTCGCCTGCACCGGCCTGCCTCCAG aggtgTACGCTGTGATCGACCTGTATGGTCAGTGTGTCCAGGTGTCCATCACCAGCTCCTCAGGCCCGCTGGATAACAGCCTGTGTGCCAGCAACATCACTGAGAAGAGCTTCCCCATCCAGTCGCCAG TAGCTGGCGTCGCCCATCGACTCCACAGTAAACACGGCAAGAATGTGGTCCTGCTCGGCGACGGCTGCCAGGCCGTGCGAGTCGGAGGTTACGCCCACGGCATTATGTTCAGCGCCAAGGAGCTCAAAGCCGACGAGCTGTTTGAG GTGAGGATTGACGAGGTGGCTGAGCAGTGGTGCGGTTCGCTGCACATCGGCCTGACCACGCTGGCCCCTCCGGAGCTGCCGGCCTGCCCGCTGTCGggcctctccccctccctcccgcaGCTGCGCACCAAGGTCACCTGGCTGCTCTGCGGCTCTGAGGTCCGTCGCAACGGCGTGCTGCAGCGCCAGAACTACGGCTGTTCACTGGACCGTCTGACG GTCGGGAACCGCGTGGGTGTGAAGAGGTGCAGTGACGACACCATGCACATCTTCATCGACGGGGAAGACATGGGACCTGCAGCGACTGCATTagccaag AATGTTTACGCCGTGTTGGACCTGTACGGGCGGGTCACGGCGGTGTCCATCGTGAGCTCCTCGCCGACGGAGGACACGGAGAGCGTGAAGGCGCCGCCGTTCTCCTCAGACAGCTGCAgcgaaggagaggaggacagcacCCCCGTCACAGAG GTGGAGACGGAGCCGTGCCCGTCGGTGCCGACCGGGATGGTGTTCTTGGAGAACCACGGCAAGAACATCCAGCTGTCCAACCGGCACCTGACGGCAGCCAGAGTGTCCAGCTACAACCAGGGCCTGCTGGTCACCGCCCAGCCGCTGGCTCGCCTGCAGCTGTTCCAG TTTCAAATCGACCGTCTGAACCCGTCGTGGACGTCGTCGCTGTCGTTGGGGGTCATCGGTCACTCGCCCGACCGCCTCAACTTCCCCTCCACGGCGTGTTGTCTGAAACGCTCCGCCTGGCTTCTGCAGAGAGACTCTGTCTTCCACAACTCcctcaag ATATGTGAGAACTATGGTCCCAACCTGGACACCTGTCCAGAGGGGACGGTGTTGGGTCTGCTGGTGGACGCCAACAGTTGTCTCCACCTCTACGTCAACGGCATGGACCAGGGTGTAGCGGTGCAGGACATTCCTTCACCCTGCTACCCCTTCATAGACTTGTATGGCCAGTGTGAACAG GTTACTATAGTAACGGACAGCGTGCCAGCTGTGGGTGGCGAGAGCGGTGAGACCCGTTGTCAGGGCGACATGGAGAAGGCGGACATGGTTGACG GAATCAAAGAGAGTGTGTGCTGGACGCCGCCTCCAGAGGTCAACCCCAACAAGACGTGTGAATACCAGGCCCTGTGCTCGCGCTTCAAGGACCTGCTCACTTTGCCAg ATGGATATTTTAACGAGGACGCCAAGTACAACCTTTGCTACTGCGAGTCGTGCCACAAGCTCCGGGGCGACGAGGCGTACTACAAGAGAGGAGAACCGCCGCGGGACTACGCCCTGCCCTTCGGCTGGTGCCGCTTCGCCCTCAG GATCAAGCCCCACTGCGAGGCTTCTAATGCGCTGAAGAAGTGGCACATCGCGTACCACGGCACCACCGTGGGAGCCCTGCGGCGCACGCTGGACCACAGCGAGCTGCTGTCTG GGACGTCCTCCATCTTCTCGGTGTCCCCGGTGAAGGCCGAGGGGCCGAGCGGCTACAGCGAGCCGGAGGAGAACAGCGGCCCCGGCAGGGAGGCCCCCAGAGTGCGGCTCTCCCCCACCATGCGCTACTCCGGCATGGAGGTGTTCGCCCCCAAAGTGCA GTTTCGGGACCCCCGTTCTCACCGCAGCCACCACGCCCAGGTGGGGTTCCAGGTGTGCGTGCGTCCGGGCTCCTACAAGGCGGGGCCGCAGACTCTGGGCCACAGCGAGCCCCTGGACCCTCGCTTCAGCAACTCCGAGATCGAATGGGTCACGAAGGAGCAGGGCGGCACGCTGCTCTACGGACTGCTGGTCCGGGTCGAGTGA
- the neurl4 gene encoding neuralized-like protein 4 isoform X2, which produces MAAELHPRSGKLIGLSNSNRTAQRNQPVQEFNHGLVLSKEPLRDRDVFTVRIDKKVNSWSGSIEIGVTALDPTALDFPSSATGLKGGSWIVSGCSVLRDGRSVLEEYGRDLDQLAEGDRVGIQRSARGELHLWVNGQDCGTAANGLPPKLWAVVDLYGKCTQVTVVSCEPPPASTEKETIEQDEEVDEDDKEEEEDVEEEDVVVCGDREDGGITALMNDAAINGMINGDEAPELSCSRPDKFPNNLEPDTVLTEHQLFDVFNNAIVSCYRSEDEGGGEEGGGGGGAGGGVGEGGAGGNSGSDSSSRIDRGSGGGAVNSDGGSGTTAESGGGGGGGGSGNTNSPAGNGGVGLAAVPGAMTTNDALLFHEKCGTLIKLSNNNKTAERRRPLDEFNNGVVMTNRPLRHNEMFEIRIDKLVDKWSGSIEIGVTTHNPNNLDYPATMTNLRSGTIMMSGCGILTNGKGTRREYCEFSLDELQEGDHIGLMRKASGALHFYINGIDQGVAAAQTPDVVYGVVDLYGMAVKVTIVHNHNHTERLRRNNAIMRALSPDVGRPRPALTLTPDSEGPDRLLFHPNCGQKAAVISDGRTALRPHATDDFNHGVVLSSRPLRSNEVFQVRIDKMVDKWAGSIEIGVTTHNPAHLQLPSTMTNLRSGTWMMTGNGVMHNGTTILDEYGHNLDRLKAGDTVGVVRKEDGSLHFFVNGVAQGPAAWNVPPSVYAVVDLYGQAAQATIMDDIVDLLPLAEDSSEGPTVTSPGSPSSVGGATAANDLRFHHLHGSNAVITNGGRTALRQNCRSEFNDAIVISNRCLRDGELFEIIIQKMVDRWSGSIEADFLLPPLCPGVTAIKPDELDFPNTMTDIDYDTWMLSGTAVMQDGNTMRNNYGCDLDSLTTGSRIGMMRSASGDLHYYINGVDQGVACTGLPPEVYAVIDLYGQCVQVSITSSSGPLDNSLCASNITEKSFPIQSPAGVAHRLHSKHGKNVVLLGDGCQAVRVGGYAHGIMFSAKELKADELFEVRIDEVAEQWCGSLHIGLTTLAPPELPACPLSGLSPSLPQLRTKVTWLLCGSEVRRNGVLQRQNYGCSLDRLTVGNRVGVKRCSDDTMHIFIDGEDMGPAATALAKNVYAVLDLYGRVTAVSIVSSSPTEDTESVKAPPFSSDSCSEGEEDSTPVTEVETEPCPSVPTGMVFLENHGKNIQLSNRHLTAARVSSYNQGLLVTAQPLARLQLFQFQIDRLNPSWTSSLSLGVIGHSPDRLNFPSTACCLKRSAWLLQRDSVFHNSLKICENYGPNLDTCPEGTVLGLLVDANSCLHLYVNGMDQGVAVQDIPSPCYPFIDLYGQCEQVTIVTDSVPAVGGESGETRCQGDMEKADMVDGIKESVCWTPPPEVNPNKTCEYQALCSRFKDLLTLPDGYFNEDAKYNLCYCESCHKLRGDEAYYKRGEPPRDYALPFGWCRFALRIKPHCEASNALKKWHIAYHGTTVGALRRTLDHSELLSGTSSIFSVSPVKAEGPSGYSEPEENSGPGREAPRVRLSPTMRYSGMEVFAPKVQFRDPRSHRSHHAQVGFQVCVRPGSYKAGPQTLGHSEPLDPRFSNSEIEWVTKEQGGTLLYGLLVRVE; this is translated from the exons ATGGCGGCGGAGCTGCATCCGCGGAGCGGAAAGCTGATCGGCCTGTCCAACTCGAACCGAACCGCCCAGCGCAACCAGCCAGTCCAAGAGTTCAACCACGGCCTGGTGCTGAGCAAGGAGCCGCTGAGGGACCGGGATGTCTTCACCGTCCGCATCGACAAAAAG GTGAACTCGTGGAGCGGCTCCATTGAGATCGGTGTCACGGCGCTGGACCCCACCGCGCTGGACTTTCCCAGCAGCGCCACGGGCCTGAAGGGCGGCTCCTGGATCGTGTCGGGCTGCTCGGTGCTGCGCGACGGCCGCTCTGTCCTGGAGGAGTACGGCCGCGACCTGGACCAGCTGGCCGAGGGCGACCGCGTGGGCATCCAGCGCAGCGCCCGCGGGGAGCTCCACCTCTGGGTGAACGGGCAGGACTGCGGCACGGCCGCCAACGGCCTGCCGCCCAAGCTCTGGGCGGTGGTGGACCTGTACGGCAAGTGCACGCAGGTGACGGTGGTGAGCTGCGAGCCGCCGCCGGCCTCCACGGAGAAAGAGACGATAGAGCAGGACGAGGAGGTGGATGAGGAcgacaaagaggaggaggaggatgtggaggaggaggacgtggtgGTGTGTGGGGATCGGGAGGATGGGGGGATCACGGCACTGATGAATGACGCAGCTATAAATGGAATGATCAATGGAGATGAAG CGCCTGAGCTGAGCTGCAGCAGACCAGACAAGTTCCCCAACAACCTGGAGCCGGACACGG ttCTAACGGAGCACCAGCTCTTTGACGTGTTCAACAACGCAATAGTATCTTGTTATCGCTCGGAGGACGAGGGCGGAGGGGAAGAAGGCGGAGGCGGTGGAGGAGCAGGCGGCGGcgtaggagaaggaggagcaggaggaaattCCGGTTCCGACTCCTCTTCCAGAATCGACAGGGgcagtggaggaggtgcagtcAACAGCGACGGTGGATCAGggacaacagcagaaagtggaggaggaggaggaggaggaggcagcggaAATACGAACAGCCCCGCTGGCAACGGAGGGGTCGGGCTGGCGGCGGTGCCGGGCGCCATGACCACCAACGACGCGCTGCTGTTCCACGAGAAATGCGGCACACTGATCAAactgagcaacaacaacaagacggcGGAGCGGAGGAGACCGCTGGACGAGTTCAATAACGGTGTGGTGATGACCAACCGGCCGCTCCGACACAACGAGATGTTTGAG ATCCGCATCGATAAGCTGGTGGACAAGTGGTCCGGCTCGATAGAGATCGGTGTGACCACACACAACCCCAACAACCTGGACTATCCTGCAACTATGACCAATCTGCGCTCAg GTACAATCATGATGAGTGGCTGTGGGATACTAACCAACGGCAAAGGAACCCGCAGGGAATACTGTGAATTCAGCCTGGACGAACTTCAG GAGGGAGACCACATCGGGTTGATGCGCAAAGCCAGCGGAGCGCTCCATTTCTACATCAATGGCATCGACCAAG GTGTCGCTGCAGCCCAGACCCCCGACGTGGTCTACGGCGTGGTCGACCTCTACGGCATGGCGGTCAAAGTCACCATCGtgcacaaccacaaccacaccGAACGCCTCCGACGCAATAACGCCATCATGAGGGCGTTGTCTCCGGACGTCGGCCGGCCCAGGCCGGCTCTTACCCTCACTCCGGACTCGGAGGGGCCCGACCGGCTGCTCTTCCATCCCAACTGTGGCCAGAAGGCCGCCGTCATCAGCGACGGCCGGACAGCGCTGCGGCCGCA TGCGACGGATGACTTCAACCACGGCGTGGTGCTGAGCAGCCGGCCGCTGCGCTCCAACGAGGTGTTCCAGGTCCGTATCGATAAGATGGTGGACAAGTGGGCGGGGTCCATCGAGATCGGCGTCACCACACACAACCCCGCCCACCTGCAGCTGCCCTCCACCATGACCAACCTGCGCTCGG GCACGTGGATGATGACGGGTAACGGCGTGATGCACAACGGAACGACGATCCTGGACGAGTACGGACACAACCTGGACCGGCTCAAG GCCGGTGATACGGTCGGCGTGGTGCGAAAAGAGGACGGCAGCCTCCACTTCTTTGTAAACGGCGTGGCCCAGGGCCCCGCGGCCTGGAACGTCCCCCCCAGTGTGTACGCCGTGGTGGACCTCTACGGCCAGGCTGCTCAAGCCACCATCATGGACGACATCG TGGACCTATTGCCTCTCGCAGAGGACAGCTCAGAGGGCCCCACGGTCACGTCCCCCGGGAGCCCCTCCTCGGTGGGAGGGGCCACCGCAGCCAACGACCTGCGTTTCCACCACCTGCACGGCAGTAACGCCGTCATCACCAACGGGGGGCGCACCGCTCTGCGTCAGAACTGCCGCAGCGAGTTCAACGACGCCATCGTCATTTCCAACCG GTGCCTTCGGGATGGAGAGCTCTTCGAAATCATTATTCAGAAGATGGTGGACCGCTGGTCGGGTTCAATTGAAGCAG AttttctcctcccccctctgtgtCCAGGAGTGACAGCCATCAAGCCCGATGAGCTTGATTTTCCCAACACTATGACTGATATCGATTATGACACTTGGATGCTGAG TGGCACTGCCGTCATGCAAGATGGCAACACAATGCGCAACAACTACGGTTGTGACCTGGACTCCCTGACCACGGGCTCTCGTATTGGTATGATGCGCTCAGCCAGCGGAGACCTCCACTATTACATTAACGGTGTGGATCAAGGCGTCGCCTGCACCGGCCTGCCTCCAG aggtgTACGCTGTGATCGACCTGTATGGTCAGTGTGTCCAGGTGTCCATCACCAGCTCCTCAGGCCCGCTGGATAACAGCCTGTGTGCCAGCAACATCACTGAGAAGAGCTTCCCCATCCAGTCGCCAG CTGGCGTCGCCCATCGACTCCACAGTAAACACGGCAAGAATGTGGTCCTGCTCGGCGACGGCTGCCAGGCCGTGCGAGTCGGAGGTTACGCCCACGGCATTATGTTCAGCGCCAAGGAGCTCAAAGCCGACGAGCTGTTTGAG GTGAGGATTGACGAGGTGGCTGAGCAGTGGTGCGGTTCGCTGCACATCGGCCTGACCACGCTGGCCCCTCCGGAGCTGCCGGCCTGCCCGCTGTCGggcctctccccctccctcccgcaGCTGCGCACCAAGGTCACCTGGCTGCTCTGCGGCTCTGAGGTCCGTCGCAACGGCGTGCTGCAGCGCCAGAACTACGGCTGTTCACTGGACCGTCTGACG GTCGGGAACCGCGTGGGTGTGAAGAGGTGCAGTGACGACACCATGCACATCTTCATCGACGGGGAAGACATGGGACCTGCAGCGACTGCATTagccaag AATGTTTACGCCGTGTTGGACCTGTACGGGCGGGTCACGGCGGTGTCCATCGTGAGCTCCTCGCCGACGGAGGACACGGAGAGCGTGAAGGCGCCGCCGTTCTCCTCAGACAGCTGCAgcgaaggagaggaggacagcacCCCCGTCACAGAG GTGGAGACGGAGCCGTGCCCGTCGGTGCCGACCGGGATGGTGTTCTTGGAGAACCACGGCAAGAACATCCAGCTGTCCAACCGGCACCTGACGGCAGCCAGAGTGTCCAGCTACAACCAGGGCCTGCTGGTCACCGCCCAGCCGCTGGCTCGCCTGCAGCTGTTCCAG TTTCAAATCGACCGTCTGAACCCGTCGTGGACGTCGTCGCTGTCGTTGGGGGTCATCGGTCACTCGCCCGACCGCCTCAACTTCCCCTCCACGGCGTGTTGTCTGAAACGCTCCGCCTGGCTTCTGCAGAGAGACTCTGTCTTCCACAACTCcctcaag ATATGTGAGAACTATGGTCCCAACCTGGACACCTGTCCAGAGGGGACGGTGTTGGGTCTGCTGGTGGACGCCAACAGTTGTCTCCACCTCTACGTCAACGGCATGGACCAGGGTGTAGCGGTGCAGGACATTCCTTCACCCTGCTACCCCTTCATAGACTTGTATGGCCAGTGTGAACAG GTTACTATAGTAACGGACAGCGTGCCAGCTGTGGGTGGCGAGAGCGGTGAGACCCGTTGTCAGGGCGACATGGAGAAGGCGGACATGGTTGACG GAATCAAAGAGAGTGTGTGCTGGACGCCGCCTCCAGAGGTCAACCCCAACAAGACGTGTGAATACCAGGCCCTGTGCTCGCGCTTCAAGGACCTGCTCACTTTGCCAg ATGGATATTTTAACGAGGACGCCAAGTACAACCTTTGCTACTGCGAGTCGTGCCACAAGCTCCGGGGCGACGAGGCGTACTACAAGAGAGGAGAACCGCCGCGGGACTACGCCCTGCCCTTCGGCTGGTGCCGCTTCGCCCTCAG GATCAAGCCCCACTGCGAGGCTTCTAATGCGCTGAAGAAGTGGCACATCGCGTACCACGGCACCACCGTGGGAGCCCTGCGGCGCACGCTGGACCACAGCGAGCTGCTGTCTG GGACGTCCTCCATCTTCTCGGTGTCCCCGGTGAAGGCCGAGGGGCCGAGCGGCTACAGCGAGCCGGAGGAGAACAGCGGCCCCGGCAGGGAGGCCCCCAGAGTGCGGCTCTCCCCCACCATGCGCTACTCCGGCATGGAGGTGTTCGCCCCCAAAGTGCA GTTTCGGGACCCCCGTTCTCACCGCAGCCACCACGCCCAGGTGGGGTTCCAGGTGTGCGTGCGTCCGGGCTCCTACAAGGCGGGGCCGCAGACTCTGGGCCACAGCGAGCCCCTGGACCCTCGCTTCAGCAACTCCGAGATCGAATGGGTCACGAAGGAGCAGGGCGGCACGCTGCTCTACGGACTGCTGGTCCGGGTCGAGTGA